Below is a genomic region from Rosa chinensis cultivar Old Blush chromosome 5, RchiOBHm-V2, whole genome shotgun sequence.
ACTGTCTTAATAGTTTTCCAGCAAAGTTGAGACCCACTTAATAGAtgcattttctcaaattttagtCTCGCCAAATGTTATATCAACGCGGTGCTAGCAGCAACACCCTATCATGTAAATGCAATAAATTTAAGAATCTCTGGAAAGGACAAGCACAGAATTCCTAAAGAATCGTCAGAAAGCAGAAAGGGGAACAACCCCTTGGTAGTTTGGTTGACATGTATGCTTCTCAACCAATACAGAAAAAAATTTATGGGATTGAATTAGGTTTAGTTTAGATGAATTCCCATACATATTACAATACTTCAATCCAAAATTTTTCCACCGAGAGTTTAAAGCCTATCAGGTTAGTCCTATATATGGTTTTACTCAATATCATTTGAGTACCGTATTTTTCTAATGTTTGATGCCCAGAAACAATACACAAAGTCTGACAGATATACCAAAGTGCTCCATTTACAATTAAGAAATTTTAAATGAACCTCTGCAGTTGCTGACAAGAACGTAATTATTTCCTTCAAAAATCCCCATTTCTGTAAATCTGGATCAGGCAGTACTCAATGGCTGGTTAAGTGGACTCTATAGTGTTAGGTGATTGGCTACCAAATGCTGTTTATGGTGCCAGGTGGTTGCCTACCAAAACTCTCCAAAAACAACCTAAAGGAGCCCAGACTAGGCAACCACCAACCAGTATGAATAGTGTTCAGTAGGCAGCCACTAAACACTAAGAGTATACCGTAGCCAAATTGGAAATTTTGGCAGTAAAAATTGTTGGTGGTCTACTCAGCAACAAATATATTTTTGGCagcaaatatatacatatatatatatatatatatatttatattcccTTTTGTGGGGTTGGGGGTGGGGGGGGTGTGGTGTATGTCCCTTTTCTATATCAGTATACTGTCAAGTGTCAACTACCTTGTCGGTACTTGTCTCTGATATGAAGACTGAACTGAGAGGAATATTGAAGGCAGAAGCAGCCACCTGAGCAACTTTTGTATGCAAACCTTGCCCCATCTCAACTCCTCCATGTGTGACTAGAACAGTTCCATCTGTGTAGACATGAACAAGAGCACCTGCCTAAAAATCATTAAATAGTACACAATCAGGGTTGCAATACCAGAATAGGTagtatataagaaatgaaaaacaaTATAAAATAATTCTCGGTGCCAATTAGGTCTAATAATCTCATTGTTAATTGGCCTAAAAACTAGAAAACTATTAGAAAAAGGTTAACCAAACTACCCAAAATTAGGGGCTGAATTTggataaaaaatataaaaaaattaccaGAATGGAACATTACTCATTTATATAACAGAAGGGTCCTTTTGGTTTATGTATTTGGAACTTAGAATTACAATTTGGATGAACCTCTAGTTTCGTAATAGGTTACAGAAAGAAACTCCATTTAACATCTGGATGTCATACATCTTATACTAGAATAAACTCTTAAACTGTAATTGTGAAAGCTTTAAGTTTGTAGCTTGTTATTAAGGTGAAAATACAACAAAATCCTGCATGTCTGATCACTCTAATTTTGTAAAGGTTAATAAGAGAAGAGCAATTATAATTTAGAAAAATTCCACCATCACATTCTAAGACCATTACCTGGTTCATGAGCTTTAATGTAAATGATATGCCAAACTTCGTTGGTATCATGGCTACACCACGCTTCCGCCACCGATTATGAGTATTAAATTGGCAAACTTCACTGCGAGCCTTTGAAAATTCACAAGATAGTTTTAGTTCGTTCCAAAGCGGGGCCAGTGTACAGTGTTGAAGTTTCTGACCATAATGCAATATTGATCCTTCACCTTGAAAATTAATCTCctgaaaggaaattaaattaCCACCACACATAAGCAGGAATACAGCCATTATATCTGAGGCCCAACTGCAACATAAGAACTCATTCCTCATGAAAAAGTTCAACTTACTCTTATCTCTTCTGGGCTTTTATTCAGTTCTACGGCAATTCTTTGAATCCAATTTTCAGCAATAATCATCCCTTGAGGACCACCAAATCCTCGGAAAGCAGTGTTACTGGGTATATTAGTGAAGCAAACTCGTCCCACAATTCTCACATTTGGAATCTCATAGACATTATCCGAGTGAAACATAGCACGCTCAAGCACAGGAAGAGACAAATCTAGTGAATTTCCAGCACTATTATAGATGAGAAGATCCAATGCCAACACCTTTCCCTCATTTGTAAAGCCCACCTATGTCAAATAACATATCCCATCAACATTTATTTTCCATCACATATATCTCTCTTTACAgagaaaaaaactaaaatccacCCAAACAATAATAGCATAATTATTACTTATATTCTACACCAAAATTCAATAAGTTCAGGAGGTAAGGCCCTTCTCTTTCCCTATCTCCTAAATTTTCTTTGCTTCCAGGAAAATAATGGAGTCGTCATATTTCTCCCCACCTACTGAAGACATTCTCTTTGCACTAATAAGACTAAAGGAGGTAACACAATTTTGTTACAACACGCACGGTGAAGAGGCCGAACTGTTCCTACTTGacactaaaatccataaaccaaTCTTAATCTCCCTTTTAGCTTATCTTGTATATGACAAACACTTTTCATAGCAACAGCTATGTATTGCAAAATATGTATTGCAAAATTAAAGAACAAGACATAAAATGTCAATATCCAAAAACAAGAATCAATAATAGGCACAAGCACCTTGTATTTTCCAAGAAAGCTATGGCGCTGCCCAGTTATCATCATGTCCGTATCACGGTCTAATGTAATTTTGACTGGTCGATTCAATAGATATGAAGGAACAGAAGCTGCAGCAGCAATGAAAGCTGATCTTGTCTCCTTGCCGCCAAAACCGCCGCCAATACGCTTCGTTTTACAAATTACTTTTGACATTGGAAGACCAAGAACATGAGAAACATACTTCTGGTGCTTCTGAGGAGCCTGCACAGTGATGATCTTATGTTACATTTCTACTAAAACTGAAGTTCCAAAAAAAACGTGAGACACTAGATGAAAATTTTTTGGACAATCCTGTCATATATAAACTGATGCAAGCAGAAAACTGTTTTAGAATTATAACATACTTGAGTGGATGAGATCATATGAACTTCATTGCCACCATCCATTGTCCATATCACACTGCTCTGTGGCTCCAAATAGAAGTGTTCCTGGCCTCCCACTAGAACTTCCCCCTCTATGACCTTGTCACATTGACATGATTGAAAGCAAAGATCCACATCTCCTTTCCTAAAACGCCTCTCAGTATTAGGATGGAAACTATTAGCATTGATGGCATCCTGTATCGATAAGATGGCTGGGAGCTCTTCATACTCAACGTGAACTTTCATTGCTGCTAATTTTGCCTTTTCATGTGTATCTGCAACTACCACTCCTATAACCTGCATAGGATATACAATAACACCATGGTCAAACTAAACACTGAGAGAGAATGCAGTAACACAGCAGTTTTTGCGTAggtgtgtttggtggggtggtaaggcagTGCCTTCGCATTTAGAAGGTCATGTGTTCGAACCCCATCAAGGGTGGGGGTGCAGTGgggtttaaaaataaataaaaagtaaaaaaaatgcGGGAACACAGCAATATGCCATAGAAGGAATTAGTTCAGCATGACCAAATAGCATTTGACTCATGTGAGTCTAACATATATCCAATGGTATTTCATGACGACTAACTTTTCTGGGTTCTAAAATTATCTTTAACACACTGCTAAGTATCAAGCAAATAATCTAACAGCATTCTCAGAAATTAATGGATGATGCCGTTAGATCCGgaatctgagagagagagagagagagatttgttAATCATCGTACCTGACCTACACAAGTGACAAACTCTGAAGCAAATAGTTCCTCGTCAACAACAACGGGTCCAACTTTATTATCAGCTGGAACATCCTTGGCAAAAAATATGCCTGCAAACCCAGGCGATAACTTTGCTCCTGAATCATCAATTGAAAGTATACGAGCATGAGGTTTTTTGCTCAATATTAACGCGGCATGCAAGCCATTGGGAGGCAATGGTGTATCATCAGCATATTCTGCCTCTCCTGAAACCTAGTAGAAATTGTCATTCGTGATGTTAACATCATACTGCTATACAACATAGAGAGACTCGTCCACCATGCACAAAAGTAAGATTTTGACGAAATCAACATTCATATAGAGGGGAAAAACAAGTCTCTATTGGAAGTTTGGAACAAGAACATATCAACGTATTGTATGTTCAAATCAAATCAACATACCAATTTATACAGGATTTCAGACATAAACTGCTCTGTAACTATCCTAGTTATTCTAAATGCCCAATAGTCAGCCATTAAACTAAATGCACAATATCACCCGACATATATACGTATGGCATTTTGGAAAGATGTTCCACTTGTATGGTATAGTGTACATGAAAAGGAAGAGTTGAATTTCGGTGATCGTGAGCTACCTTCGGCCCTATCCTTGTGATAACTTTATTACACTAGATATTCAAGGTCCTCTTGAAAATGTTTGGATCCTTTCTAGCCCCTTATACAACATACGTGGTAACAATAAACAAGCAAAAGGAGAAGGAAAAGGAAAGGACATAACTAAGCTTGTCaattattaatttatatatgcaGGGTCCAAAAagttataaatataaataaatagcaaaagtaaaaataatattATTGCCAGTATGTATGGGACAAACCTGAAGTTTCGATGATAGATGAACCTCAGGAGACCCAACAGCTGTCCCATGTTTTGTAATTTCATAGTCTTGAGTTCCTATAACAGATGGCCTGTCAAATGGTTGTATAGCAGAAAGATGAGACAATGGTACACTTCCCTTAAGGCCTTTTTCCCTTTCCAGCTGATGAGAAACCCACAGAAAAAACTTGAAGAAAAAGCTAAGTGTCAAAGACTTACGAAACTCCACCATCCCACCAGGAGCATTATCTCCGAGCAATACATCCTTCTGGATGATTTTCAGAGCACCCTGCAATAGCTCCTGGTTCCAACTCTTTCCAGTGAGAAAGTCTTTTGTTCTTGttgcagaaagagagagtggAGCTACACCCCCATAAACAATAGATGCATCAGAAACTACAATGTTTTCACCTCTTTCCTCAAGATGAACACGAATTCCAGCATTCACAATTGCAATATCATCATCCCTTCTGTGAGCTTGTTTATATTCTTTCACATACTCAAACGGCCTAGTCCAAGGTAAAAATACAGAAAGTAGAATTTCACCACTTCCCAGATCCACCTTACGGTAACCAAGGAAAAACTTTTCTGCCGGCGTGGTTCTAATGTTCCCTTTGGAATCAACAATTCGAAAAGTTGCTCTGGCAGCCATCCAAAGGGGGTTCAAGTCTGAAATTGGACTGGCTGTACAGATATTTCCACCCACACAAGCAACATTTCTTATTTGCATCCCAGCAAACCATTTTAATTGTTCAACAAAAGCCTTACAGGAAGAAGTTTCATGAGCTGCACGTTCTGTTATGACCTTTCTTAAGAATTTAAGTAGTTCAGAAAGTCTTACCGCAGAACCTATCTCAAGTCCATCATCCTTCAGATTCAGTATACTAAGTTCAGGTACATGTGTAACAGAAATTAAAACCCGATATTGAATTTTTTTCAACCTCATTTCAATTCCTACCTCAGTATTACCTACTAATAACTTTGCATCTGGGTATTTTTCTTTTAACTCTAGTACTTGCTTAAGTCTCAAGGGTCTGAACCACTTTAACCCACTGAATCCATTCAAATGTAAATAAGTTGATTTTCTCAACATGAGCTCAGGAGGAAATATAAGTTCCTTGTCCGTGTATGTGCTTCCATCAATTTCACTATACGATACAGGTGCATACCTCTCGTCACAAGTACCCATTTTGTGACGGTTGCTTGATATCTCACTTTTTAATCCACACGAACAAGGTTTACCAGTTGAAGGGCACACAAATTCACCTCCTTCAAGACTTAGAGATGATATGTCAATGTACGGTTTATCATCTGTTTTGGCAAAGACACGAAAAGCATCAACAATTGGTCTGTAACCAGTGCATCGACACAAGTTTCCTGCTAAACATTCTTCAATCTGCTCCTCATTAGGTGGGGTCTGACTTGACCTTAATAACGCATAGACGGACATGATAAAACCAGGGGTGCAAAATCCACATTGTGAGCCATGAGATTGTGCCAATGATTCCTTCAGAATATAAAATCATATTAGGTGAGAATCTTAATAAGTACTAGACAGTATGGTATAAGTAGGCTAAAAAACACTCTCCCTAAAGCGTATAACCACTATATGATGCTGCAAAAATAGTTAAAAATATGTGGGAGATCCCAAAATGGTTATGCGGCAGGGTGAGAGGTAGCATTTGTTAGATTTTAGAGTTAATATCTGGAGGAATGTAGGCTAAAAGCCAGCTGGGTAATTTGATTTGAACAACTTAGCTGCACTAAATGTTTATAACATCTCAGGTCAAATGACATTATGTGACCTCACTGacttaaaaacacaataaaaaccctgtttCCAAAAGTGTGATGTGAATTGCACCTAATCAGTAAGGGTGATTCTATCAGACCTTGATTGGCTTTTCATATAACAGGTACAAAGTAAAAGGTTCATTTAACTAGGTAACTCAAGCCTCTTGTATTAACAATATCTAATTGTTAGCTATACcttttgaaataaaaataaagaaagataaAAGCACTCCTAATAATGAAATAACAGATAAAAAGATGGGGAGGTGGGGGGCGGGGAAAGGAGAAGGAAGCAGCATATTTTACTTGAATTGGGTGCAGGCCTTGTTTATGGTTCCCAAGTCCTTCCACTGTAATTACGTGCATCCCTTCTAAAGAATACAGTGGAGCCAAGCATGCATTAACGGCGTAGTGCCTGCAAGAAGAGTATAAATAGTTCAGTTTGATTTGAAAGTACAGAATCCAATATCGAGAAAGGTCGATACGGTTTCTGTGTCTGTTAACATGCAAGTGCGCTCATTCACATGTCCATGattatcaaagaaaaagaaactcacAGGCATTTCTTCAGTTTTTGGTCATAATGCGAAACCATTACAGTACACGCACCACAACCACCTTCACCACAACCAAGCTTTGTCCCCGTGAGACCTATGTCTTTATTGCCACAAAGGCAATGGAGTTTCTAATTAGATTTTTCGGCATAAAGACTGTAAACCTAAACTTTATATCACGTCGAAAAGGAacattatataaaataaaatacaagaaCAAAATCAGTAAAAAACCAGAAACAGACCAAATACAAGAGATGTTATCCAGAGCAAATATATCAACCATTTCAGACAACGAGACCAATCAACTCGATAGTTCAAGAATACTAAACATCATTCCAGGTAAAACAAACAGTataacaaacacacacacacacacacactgacaTTGACAACAATCAACCATTCTGATATAGAAATGAAAGCTTCCCGCTAAGCAACACGATCTCATCCTACCACTGAAAAACAATAGTTGACAGATTTCTCCACACAAAAACAGCGCAATCAAATTCCATTAACAGAAATCCAATCCAATTCAAAAACTAGAGGTTCCAGAAAGTCCACATCAAAAACCGGAATCGAGATTACAATTtccgaaaaagaagaaaggaagactTGGATAAAGCAAGAGCGGAACCTCTGAGGTACTCAAGGAGGGTGAGGTGAGCCAATCCATCAGGCAAGACTCGACGAATTCCATTAACATACAATATGGCCTCGTTCGAGTCCTCCCCGGCCTCCTCTTCGCTCTTCAACGACCccattcttctctcttctctctctctctctctctctctctctcttcctctgttTCCTTACAACAGCTTTCAATCACTACACTACTTGTAGCTCCCAGTTTTTTCTTCTTGCAGAAATTTCAAGGCTTTGAATAATCTAAAGTCGGTtaacccaaatttgaaattttctttttttttttcctttttttttcatattaggAAATGGAAACTGAAAAGTTACCTCTTGAGCATCGCGCCAAATGAGGGAAAGTAaatactccttttttttttttctttttctttttttatgagaaGAAGGAAAGTAAATACTCCTTGGTCAGTGGAGTATATATACGGAAATTTTTAAATATGTCATTggtgaataaaaatatattttttttaaataaacaaaaattaccaatgattttctttttttagacaTAGCGTTTTAATAATAACTTTTTCTAAAAATATAACCAAATGAAACTTCACGAAATATTGCAAAATCAGTTCACTCTAGAATGAGTGAACGAATAGCAGTTTGTAAGAATGCGAGTACATAATGCATACTTCAATCTAGAACAGTGAATGGGCTTACTAGAAAAAGAATGTACTACCACAAACCACATATTATCAATAACTTCTAAAGTGATGAAAATTCAAACAAGCATCCATATTTAGGGATGGCATTTTAACCCATGGGTATGGGTACCCGTGGGTATTTATTCCATATGGGTATTTTTTTTATGGGTATGGGTATCCATTTATGAAGTTTGGGTGGGTATAGGTATTTTATAAAATACCCATTATAGAAATGGGTGGGTATGGGTATTACCCACAGGTGCATAAAATTTTCCCAATACCCAAACTCTATtcacttctcttctctctctgattcttctctgctctctctctgattcttctctctcctttcaACCCAGCAATCTGGCCAGAGATCGACTACTCCGGCATCTAGGGTTGAGAACGTGGTGGATTTCGATATGTAGTTTCAATTGTCATGAAATGTAGTTTCGATATATTGGCATAAATGGGTTTTGATCCTTGAGGATCAGGCCGTGATCGACTTGTagatttgatatattgatcgtagaagtgttccgatgactttgtgtggtctcagatgaggatccgaccgtttgatcatcatataattgtgaaaagacaatTCAAAAGGCTATCCATGAGGATCCACCCGTTGGATTGTAGTATAATTTTGTGACGATGATTCTACAGGtgatctgggacgatccaaccgttggatcttcatataattttgagaggatgatcctaacgGCTATCCGTGAGAATCCAACGGtgggatcatcgtataattttgtgaggatgattctaaaggcgatccaGGACgctccaaccgttggatctttgtataattctGAGAGAATGATCTTAAGCGCTATTCATGATGATCTGACCGTttgatcatcgtataattgtgaaaagacgatccaAAAGAAGATCCGTGAGgttccgaccgttggattgtagTATAATTTTGGGAAGACGATTCTACAGGCAATCCAGGACGattcaaccgttggatcttagtataattttgaaagaatgatcctaagggcgatctgtgaggatctttgtataattatgagaggatgatcttaaggctgatccgtgaggatccgaccattggatcgtcatataaacTTAATATGGACCATATTAAGTTTACCGGATACAGAGTTCATAGTGCACTACATAATGCATAGAGATTTAAagagaattttttttgaaatccCTCAATACATAGATCCACGAATAACCACGAGCAGCAGAACAATCTTCTTCTAATTCTGAAGGGTCATTGATGGGATTTGGGCAATGGGCATCCTACTGGTCACCATCCTTGCCACAACAGTCACAACTCACAAGACATGAAACCAATCTCATCCAGAAATCTCTTCATGGTAGTGACCATTCGTATACACACCTATTGACGAAGGAAGGTAACCGTATCCCTGCTGTAAAGGAGGCTTTTCAGTTCTAGCATAGGCTTGGTTTCGGAGACGAACACAATATTCACACATCGGAGCCTTCAATTTCACTGCCTTCCTACGTGGTGGTTCCGGTTTCCCTGTTAAATAAAGAAACAGGTAACGATGAGAtgagaaaaccaaaaaaccagTGATGTAACAATTATAATGCTAGCTGCAGATGGATGCAATGACATTATCTATGATcccattaaaaaaataaaaataaataaataaataaaaaatgtcaATATCAAAGCAGAAGCTtattgaagaagaaaatccAGAAAACTAAGGGAGAAAACGAGACAAAATGAATCACTACATTGTTACTGGTTGGTTACCAATTACACTTACACATGTACatacaagtgtgtgtgtgtgtgtgtgtgtcatatCATATCTGAGAAGTACTTCAAATGAAAACTCAAAAAGAGCAAAGATACAAGAACAGTAAGCACAAGCGCAGCAAAAACCACAAACATAATAGAAAAACACAGCAGCAAGCTGCTAAAAAACCAGTCCTAAGGACGGATAAAATCTCAGATAGACCTATGCGGACATAGGAGACCATCATTCACCAAAACATCCAACACAGAGGTTGGAGGACCATTGGTCCAAACTTGTGTTCACAGCCTCTTTCTAGCTAGCTTGGTCGCAGCATTAGCAGCGCAGTTAGCTTCTCTTGAAATCCAATCCCAATTAACACAGGAAAAAGAGCTTTTGAGTTTATGAAACTCATTGAGAAAAGGATAATCTTCCAATTTCCTCTGGAAATCTTGTTCTTCAGACCATTAACTATCTCTTGACAGTCACTCTCCAATATCAgcttgtcaatatttaaatctcTAGCCAGTTGCAATCCATGAATAACTGCAGCTCCCTCACATTCAATTTCCGAATTGGATGCGATATGGGTACTAGAACCAGCTACCCAGTTACCATTGGTATCCCTGACCACAACACCAATACCAGCCTTTCCAGAGGTCTCATCCCAAGAACCATCAACATTAACTTTCATGTATCTAGGAGGAGGAGTCCACGAATGGGTTGgaggagaatttttttttttttttggggggggggagcTTTTTCTAACCAATTCGATCTCTTCCCCTGAGCAAATTGATAATCATCCCTTTGTTTGTTCTGATGATTGTGGCCTCTAGAGATGGCAGGACACCATTAAAAGCAGCCGAACATCTTACTTCCTTATTTCCCATAATACCAAGTGAAGGTCCAATCGATCCTCCCAGTATGATCTGAAAGCGTTCTAACAGTGTTTACCAACCAAGTATCCAGAGTGGTAATCTTCATAGCCAATCTGCACCAAACTAAACCAGGCACTGTACACCCAAGCGTATGTTtggaacaaagaaaaccaatggAAAACAAAACCCCAGTAGCATTAGGGAAGACAAGGCCTTCAATCTTCAAAAGCATTAGCTCAGTGGGAATTGTAGTAACAGGGCAGACCCTACAACTAATTCATCaacttcttcaaaattcaacttaacacttcttcttcaaaaagtCATTCAATTCTTCTTGCTCAAACTACATCTACTTATGAATCAAAAGTTTTCAAAAAGTCATTCATCTTCTTGTTCAATCTCTAACTCAATATGAATCAATAAGTATTCAAACTTTTGGGTGAAAATTGGTTTTTCAATCCTCCAAACATGATATACAATTCTAAAAAGTAAACTGACCAAAAGCATACCTTTGAAATCCCTCAATACATACTTCCACGAAAAACGGCGAGCAGCAGGATCTTCTGGTTCTGGAGGGTCATTGATGGGATTTGGGCAATGGGCATCCCAGTGGTCACCATTCTTGCCACAACGGTCACAATACATGAAACCAATCAAATCAGAAATCTCTTCATGGTAGTGACCATTCGTATCCACGCCTATTGACGATGGAAGGTAACCATATCCCTCTGGTATAGGAGGCGGCACATATCTGGTACAGGCTGTGCTACACGGAAGACCACATTCGGAACAGCCAGGACCACGACGACGCTTTCGTTTCAACTTCGAATTCCCACGCGGGGTTAGCGGTTCCCCTGTAATATAAAGAaagggtgatgatgatgatgatgagaagAACAAACCAAAAGACCAGTATCCAAACCTAGGGAAGCATGGATGCAAGCAATTACATGGTATATATATGATCCAACCATCAAGCCAAGGCAGTAGCCATCAATCAATCAACATATAATCTATAGATCAATGGAACATCTTAAAGGCCCAAGTATACACTAGGGCATTAAAATACAAGTGGTGAACTACAATGCGGCAATAAATTTTCAATACAGAAAGGCAAATTGGTGCCCAGCACAAACCAAAACATCATATATACCGTACCTTTATGAGTCTCGATCTCATCGGAGTAATCAGAACGGCCGGGCGCGTCTTCGATACGGCGGCGCTTCCCGCTGCGGCAGTCCACTTCGATTTCGTGTTTTCGCTTCATCGTACCCTCTAGGTCCCGGGgaagagagatttttttttttctccttggTTAAACAGAGGGAGACTCGGTTTTTATAGTTTGCCCGATTAAAAAAAGCCCAACAGCGGCTTCTTGCTCCCCTATAAAAAACACAAACCCGGAACGTACAGAAACGGCTTCTGTAAAACCAGAACTCTCCTTCGGGaggcggaggaggaagaagctgCCGGAGGGTCTGCATTTTAGGTATATCTCTTCATGTTAAAACTAGTTTCATGTTAAATTCTTTGTAacaacgtttttttttttttggaaaggtGAGACctttatctttcattttggtgtaaaaTAAATATGAGACCTTTATTGATATTGTGCTCTTGATTTGTTGAATTGGTTGCAAGCCTTCTGATGACCCTCTGCTCATTAGTCAAGAGTTTGCCTGAGACAAAGGACCAGAGGAATATTTTGAGCTTAGGCGGGATCGGAAGAGACCAGTTACTCAACCATCCATAGTTTTGATATCCTTGATCATCACACAGAAGCTTGTAAGCAGATTTAAAAGAGAAAATGCCAGAAGAGGTACTTCCCCAAATTAGCTTATCCGGCAAATCACTAATAGCTAAAGGAACAACAGTGATTTTATCAACAATGTCATCAGGTAGATTAGCATGTAACATAGGTATGTTCCAATCATTATTGATCCAAAAATCCTGCACAAGAGAATTAATATCAACAATATCATGATTCAAAGCATAATTTTCAAGGATACCACAAGAACTCCATCTGTCAACCCAAAACTTGGTACTAGCACCATTTCCAATTCTCCACATCAAACCTTTCCTCAATAGATTAGCACCATACACAACACCAGACCAAGTACTGGAGCAGTTGGGAGGTTTCCTATAGTTCTCATGGAGCAGAGATTCAGAGTGGAGATATTTTGCCTTATAAATTTTGTTCCACAAGCCCTCGTCATTTTGAGTCACTCTCCAGCTAGCCTTTGCAAGCATTGCTTTGTTCATATCAGCTGTCTTTTTTATCCCCAGACCACCATTACATTTAGGTTTACAAACAAGATCCCAACTAGAAAGATGGATCTTTCTCTTTTGTTCAGTATCACCCCATAAGAAATCCCTGTTTAATTTGTCAAGCTTGTCACATAATTGCATAGGAAGCTTAGCAGTCTGCATATGTAGAAAGTGATTTTCATTGCCTTTGTTTATACAACTATACAGCTTATATAGCAGTAGATATGCTGctgttacatagagagaataAAGTGCATTTACAACAAATATAAAACAGATCCTAAACTGATGCTATCACAG
It encodes:
- the LOC112166736 gene encoding uncharacterized protein LOC112166736, with translation MKRKHEIEVDCRSGKRRRIEDAPGRSDYSDEIETHKGEPLTPRGNSKLKRKRRRGPGCSECGLPCSTACTRYVPPPIPEGYGYLPSSIGVDTNGHYHEEISDLIGFMYCDRCGKNGDHWDAHCPNPINDPPEPEDPAARRFSWKYVLRDFKGKPEPPRRKAVKLKAPMCEYCVRLRNQAYARTEKPPLQQGYGYLPSSIGVYTNGHYHEEISG